A section of the Lepus europaeus isolate LE1 chromosome 19, mLepTim1.pri, whole genome shotgun sequence genome encodes:
- the NUDT19 gene encoding acyl-coenzyme A diphosphatase NUDT19, producing MSGPLRPGPTSWRRAASVILAAGWTRPGAAAPSPPPPAEGFRMLLLQRSARQGFMPSAHVFPGGVLDAADRSADWLRLFAPHQGPPRFGLGPEPPQRGNPSPVPPDGDAGALPNDVALRICAIREAFEEAGVLLLRPRGPRPAGARGGAAPEQPGRALEPPPGLADWRASVRRDARDFLRLCAHLDCTPDIWALYDWSVWLTPFFSHGHGYNRSRRFDTAFYLCCLREPPLVCPDSAEVVGSQWSSPSEATRSLISKEIWLPPPQFYEIRRLENFASLSDLHIFCLDRALEGVERWLPISLLTADGVVQLLPGDELYLKDSDFLEKVLSTEKSIEEVMREGKKFHRIVIHSRHQYSLHVTIQPQYKHIYPKNYVASKSHL from the exons ATGAGCGGCCCTCTACGGCCCGGCCCGACCAGCTGGCGGCGGGCGGCCTCCGTCATACTGGCGGCCGGCTGGACGCGCCCGGGCGCCGCCGCcccgtcgccgccgccgcccgccgagGGCTTccggatgctgctgctgcagcgcTCCGCCAGGCAAGGCTTCATGCCCAGCGCGCACGTCTTCCCGGGCGGCGTGCTGGACGCGGCCGACCGCTCGGCCGACTGGCTGCGCCTCTTCGCGCCGCACCAAGGGCCGCCGCGCTTCGGCCTGGGCCCGGAGCCGCCCCAGCGCGGAAACCCCTCTCCGGTGCCGCCCGACGGCGACGCCGGGGCGCTGCCGAATGACGTGGCCTTGCGCATCTGCGCCATCCGCGAGGCCTTCGAGGAGGCGGGGGTGCTGCTGCTGCGGCCCAGGGGCCCCCGGCCGGCCGGCGCCCGCGGCGGGGCGGCTCCGGAGCAGCCGGGCCGCGCCCTCGAGCCGCCGCCGGGCCTGGCCGACTGGCGCGCCAGCGTCCGCCGCGACGCGCGCGACTTCCTGCGGCTGTGCGCGCACCTGGACTGCACGCCCGACATCTGGGCGCTGTACGACTGGAGCGTGTGGCTCACGCCGTTCTTCAGCCATGGCCACGGCTACAACCGCAGCCGCCGCTTTGACACGGCCTTCTACCTGTGCTGCCTGCGCGAGCCGCCGCTCGTCTGCCCCGACTCGGCGGAGGTGGTGGGATCCCAG tggtccTCTCCTTCAGAGGCAACCAGAAGTTTAATCTCAAAGGAGATTTGGCTGCCTCCACCACAGTTCTACGAAATCAGAAGACTTGAGAACTTTGCCTCCCTGTCTGACTTGCACATCTTTTGTTTGGACCGTGCATTGGAAGGAGTGGAAAGATGGCTGCCCATCAGCTTGTTAACTGCTGATGGGGTGGTCCAGCTTTTACCTG gGGATGAGCTATACTTGAAAGATTCAGACTTTTTAGAAAAAGTTTTGTCTACTGAAAAAAGTATAGAAGAAGTCATGAGGGAAGGCAAGAAATTTCACCGAATAGTGATCCACAGCCGCCATCAGTATAGCCTTCACGTGACCATTCAGCCGCAGTACAAGCACATCTATCCCAAGAACTACGTGGCGAGTAAGAGCCACTTGTAG